The DNA region CAGGCCAGCTCGATCTGCGACTGCTGAAGCCCTGTTGCAGCGGAGAGATCGAGCCCCTCTATCCTCGTCAGGAACATGAAGGCGCGATCGAAATCGACCGGACCTCCGAAGCTCGCGCCGCTCAGGTCGACGCGGGAGAGATTGGCAAGGGCAAACCTGGCGCCCGTCAATACGGCCTTTTCAAAAGTCGCACGCCCAAGCTCGGCCTTTTCGAAGTTGGCGCCGGAAAGCTGCGCGCGGGTGAAATCCGCGCGCTGCAGTTCAGCGCTGACAAAGGACGAATTCTGCGCCGAAGCATCCTGAAACACAGCGCGGTAAGCCTCGATCTTGTCGAACGTGGCATCGTCGGCCTTTGCACCTTCGAGCCAGGCCCGTATGAGGGTGGCTTTCTCGAAGTTTGCCGCATCCAGATTCGCATTCTTGAGGCTGGTCTGCGACAGATCGGCACCGGCGAGATTTGCTTTTTCGAAGTCGCTGCCTTCGAGCATCAGGTTCTTCTTGGTGCATTCGCTCCAGTCGACGCCTGCACTGGGCGTGTCGTGGCAATCGGCCGCCATCACATGACCGCCGGACACCGCCGCCGCCACAGCAACGAGCGTCACCGCAAGCCTTGAGCGTGCAATCCGCGACACGTTCTTCATATCCCACCCCCTATCGGCTCCGCCCCATCAACGGCGACTGGCCCGGGCAGGACATGTCCGTCCTGCACTACTATTATGCACCCGAAAAAGAAAAATAAGGCATAACACCTTGTTGAAGGCGCGCCTAAATGCCGGCCTGCGGTTTACTTGCAGGTGTCGGCCTTCTTGTCCAGCATCTCCAGCTTCGCGAGTTTACCGGTCAAAACGAAATCGCCATAATCCATGGTGAGATCGCGCGTAATGCCGTTCTCGTAAAGCTTAAACGACATGCGGTAGACCGGCAGCGCATCGGATTTCGTATTCTCGTTGAAATAGGAGATCGTCACCGGCCAGAAGGCTTCCTTGGAGAAGGCGCCGGCATTGCCCGCATCCGCTTCCTCACCGGCAACCGGCGTAATGTGCTTACCAACCACCGTCGTCGTTACCAGGGGCTTGTCCCCATCGTCCGAACCATCGAAGACGCGAGCTTCAAAGAAACGCTTGCCCGCCTTGGCATTCTCGATCACATCGAGCATGTGTTCGGTCGGGAAGCGGCTTTCGGCAAGCTGCAATTCCTTGTTCTGCGGGCGCGTGAGATCGACTGTCACGCCGTCCGGCTTGTCGTTCGCCTCGCCGTTGACTTCCTTGTCGAGCTGATCGTCCGTGAAAGACTTCGTCTCGAAGGTGAACCTGCGGTCCTTCACGTTTTCGAAGGTCTTCGTCTGCTGATCGCTGACCCGGGTGCTGTCGCCGGTGTTGATCTGCGTCACGAAGCGGAAATTGGTGGTGAAACCCTCGCAATAATTGCCGTTGAACTCGTAGACCATGCGGCCGTGCATGCCGGCGATGCCAGAGCGCTCGGTCGCGTCCTTCAGTTCGAGATCGTAGATCGCGCGGTGGGCGACAAGACCGGAGGCGATCGCAGCGCCGGAGGCAGGCGCAGCCGCCCAGGCACTCGTTGCGACGCCTGCAAGAAGAAGGGCGGCAAGACTCGGTCGGAACATCCATTATCTCCTGTTGGACTCGGCCGCGATGTTATAAGAACGCTTTCGGCCAAATCGAGGCTCGAAACCGTCATACGCAAGATTCTAGTCCCGATGCATACTTTTTTGAAGAACTGAAACAAAAAGCGGAGACGAAAATGTCGAATGAAATCGCGACCCGCCTGACGGAAATGGGGATAACTCTTCCGGAAGCCGCCGCACCCGCTGCCAATTATGTGCCTTATGTGATCAGCGGCAATCTCCTTTATATCTCCGGCCAGCTTCCGCTCGAAGGCGGCAAGGTCGCCGTCTCCGGCCATCTCGGACGAGACGTCGTTGTTCCCGCCGGCCAGCGCGCCGCCGAGCTTTGCGCCATCAACATTCTCGCCCAGGCTAAGGCGGCACTCGGAGGCGATCTCGGCCGCATCAAGCGCGTCATCAAGCTCAACGGCTTCGTCGCCTCCACCCCGGAATTCGTCGAACAGCATCTTGTCATCAACGGTGCCTCGAACCTGATCGCCGGCGTCCTCGGCGAGGCCGGAAAGCATGCCCGTGCCGCCGTTGGCATGGCGGCGCTGCCGCTCAACGCCGCCGTCGAAATCGATGCCATCATGGAAATCGCGTCATGACCTCCGCCGCCTGGATCAAGGAACTGCCGGTCGCCCATCGCGGCTATCACGACACCAACAAGCTCATCTGGGAAAACACGCTCTCTGCCTTCGCCCGTGCCGTCGAAGCCGGCTTTGCGATCGAATGCGACCTCCATTATGCTTCCGATGGCGTTCCGGTCGTCTTTCATGACGAGAATCTCGAACGTCTCTGCAACATGAAGGGTGATATCCGCGAGCGCACCTCCAGGGAGCTCGGCCTGCTGTCCGTCGGTGGCACGGCCGACAAGATTCCGACGCTCAAGCAATTGCTCGATCTCGTGAAAGGCAAGGTTCCGCTCGTCCTCGAACTCAAGGGCCGCGAAGCGGATGACGAGGGGTTTGCCGAAGCCGTGCTCGAAGTGCTGGAAGGCTATGAGGGCAAGGTCGCGCTCATGAGCTTCGACCGTTGGCTGCTGCGCGACCTCAAAGCCTTGAATGCGCCCTACCCGCTCGGTCTCACCGCTGGCGGCAACAAGCCGGAAGAACTCGCAAACCACGAACGAGCGATGGAAATCGGCCTCGATTTCATCTCCTATTTCTTCGCCGATCTGCCGAACCCCTTCATCACCGGCCAGCGCGCCAAGGGCATCCCGGTCATCACCTGGACGGTCCGCGACGAGAAGGCGCGCCAACACACCGTCGAGAATGCCGATCAGATGACGTTCGAAGGTTTCGATCCCCGCGTTTCGGTTTGACGCTCGCTTTTTCGACAAGATCGTGCGCAGACTGAAGGAGAGCCAATATCCTCCTCCCAAGGACCTCGCATTTGCTCCATGACAGACGAACTATCGATCCGCGTTGAGCGGTCCTTCACCGCGATTTCCCAGGAGATTTGGTCTCGGCTTTCCGGTACATCCAAGGAAGGCACGACGCTCGCCTATAATCCCTTCCTGTCGCATGCCTACCTCTCGTCCCTCGAAGAGTCGGGTTCGGCCACGGCGCAAACCGGCTGGCTCGGCCATCATCTGCTACTGGAAACGGATAAGGGCGAGTTGATCGGCGCCCTACCCGGCTATCTGAAGAATCACAGCCAGGGCGAATACGTCTTCGACCACGGCTGGGCGGATGCTTTCGAGCGCGCCGGCGGGCGTTATTACCCGAAGCTGCAATGCTCGATCCCCTTCACGCCTGCTACCGGTCCGCGCCTGCTCGTTGCCGTGGGCCTTGAACGGCGGCAGATCCAGAACGCCATTGCCGAGAGCCTGAAGGAAGTCGTCCGCCGCCTCGGCGTTTCATCCGCGCACATCACCTTCGTGCCGGAAGACGAGATCGGCGTCTTCGAAACCGACGGCTATCTGCACCGGACCGACCAGCAGTTCCATTTCATCAACGAGGGCTATGCCAATCACGAGGAATTCCTCGAAACGCTGACGTCGCGCAAGCGCAAGGCGCTGCGCAAGGAGCGGCGCACGGCACTCGAAAACGGCGTCAGCATCGACTGGCTGACCGCCAGCGATCTTACCGAAGACATCTGGGACCAGTTCTTCGCCTTCTACATGGATACCGGCGGCCGCAAATGGGGACGGCCGTACCTGACCCGCAAGTTCTATTCGCTGATCGGCGAGCGCATGCCGGAGGACATCTTGCTGGTGATGGCCAAGCGCAACGGCCGCTATGTCGCAGGCGCCATCAACTTCATCGGCGGCGATACGCTCTACGGCCGCCATTGGGGCTGCGTCGAAGACCACCCATACCTGCATTTCGAGGTCTGCTATCATCAGGCGATCGACTTCGCGCTCGCCAAGGGCCTGAAACGCGTTGAAGCGGGTGCGCAGGGCGAGCACAAGCTCGCGCGCGGTTACCTGCCGGTGACAACGCATTCGGCGCACTACGTTGCCCATGCCGGTCTCAGGCGCGCGATCGCCGATTACCTGGAACGCGAACGCGAGGACGTCGAGCACATGAACGAGATTCTCGCCGAACACAGCCCGTTCCGCAAAGGCGAGCGGCAACAGGAGGATTGACGCTCGCGCCCTTGCTGCGCTACCCGATCACCGAAAAACGAGGAGATTTCGAGATGACCAGCGCCGCTTACGACGACAGCAATATCTTCGCCAAGATCCTGCGCGGCGAGATCCCGTCGCACCGCATCTACGAGGACGAGCATACGGTGGCCTTCATGGATGTCATGCCGCAAGCGCCAGGCCATGTCCTGGTCGTGCCGAAGGCACCGTCGCGCAATATTTTCGATGCCGACCCTACGGTCCTAGCGCAGGCAATTCCCGTCGTCCAGAAAATCGCCAAGGCCGTGAAAGAGGCTTTCGATGCCGATGGCGTCCTGGTCTGCCAGTTCAACGAACCGGCCGCCGGCCAGAGCGTCTTCCACCTGCATTTCCACGTCATCCCGCGCCACGAGGGCGTTACCCTCAAACCGCATTCCGGCAAAATGGAGAATGGCGACGTGCTTGCAGCCCATGCCGAGAAGATCAAGGGTGAACTGGGGAACTAGTCTTCTGGAACCGTAATTCGTATCATTGATACGAGATCAAGGATAACTTCTTCCAGTATCTCGACGCGGCCCTGCAATTCGTCCCTGAGAGGCCAAGGGTCAAGGCTATTCGCGCGAAACTTGCGAAGATTGGCATAGGTCCCGGAAAGACCTTCGCGTTCAAGGATCTGTCGCTCGAACATGCAGCCCTGCGCGCGCACGAAAACCCAGAAAAATCGAAGGCCGCATCGCTGCGGCCTTCTTCAATTCGCTTCCCGGTAACAGACTATCTCCTGCGCGGCACCTTCGGCACCGCACTCGCCTTCTTCGGTGCATCCCCGACTTCGGCCTTCGCCTTCTTTACCGCGGTCTTCTTGGCTTTTGCCTTCGTCTTCAGCTCGCCGTCATCCTCGCCATCGGCTTCTGGATGAACGGTCTCGGCTTCCGGCTTCGGCTTGATCGGCGCGGATTCGGGGATCGCTTCGAGGATGATGCCGGGCTTGCCGTCTTCCTTCGGGCCGACGGTGACGTTGACGACGCCACCTTTCTTCAGCTTGCCAAAGAGAATTTCGTTCGCCAGCGGCTTCTTGATCACATCCTGGATGACGCGGGCAAGCGGGCGGGCGCCCATCTTCTCGTCGTAACCCTTTTCTGCCAGCCAGTCGATCGCTTCCTCCTGCAGGTCGAAGGTGACGTTGCGTTCGGAAAGCTGGGCCTCCAGCTGCATGATGAACTTCTGCACGACCTTGTGGATGACGGCCGTCGGCAGCGATGCGAAGGGAATGATCGCATCGAGACGGTTGCGGAATTCCGGCGTGAACAGGCGGGTCAGCGCCTCCTCATCCTCGCCGGTGCGCTTGGACGAACCGAAGCCAATTGCGGCCTTGGCCATTTCCGACGCGCCCGCATTGGTCGTCATGATCAGGATAACGTTTCGGAAGTCGATCTTCTTGCCGTTATGGTCAGTCAGCGCGCCGTGGTCCATGACCTGTAGTAGGATATTGTAGATATCCGGATGCGCCTTCTCGATCTCGTCGAGCAGGACTACGCAATGCGGATGCTGGTCGACGCCATCGGTCAAGAGACCGCCCTGGTCGAAGCCAACATAGCCGGGAGGTGCGCCAAGCAGGCGGGAGACGGTGTGCCGCTCCATATATTCCGACATATCGAAGCGCAGCATCTCGACGCCGAGCGACGCTGCGAGCTGCTTGGCCACTTCCGTCTTGCCGACGCCGGTCGGGCCGGAGAAGACGTAGGCGCCGATCGGCTTGTTCGGCTCGCGGAGCCCGGCACGCGCCAGCTTGATCGCTGTCGAAAGGGCTTCGATCGCCGTATCCTGGCCGTAGACCACCGAGCGCAGTTCCTGCTCCAGATTGGCGAGAACGGCTTCGTCGTCCTTCGAGACGCTTTTCGGAGGAATGCGGGCCATCGTCGCGACCGTCGCTTCGATTTCCTTTTCGGTAATCAGCTTGCGGCGCCTGGATGGCGGCAGCAGCATCTGAGCGGCGCCCGTTTCATCGATGACGTCGATCGCCTTGTCGGGCAGCTTGCGGTCAGAGATATAACGAGCCGACAGCTCGACCGCCGACTTAATGGCGTCGTTCGAGTAGCGCAGGTGGTGATATTCTTCGAAATAGGGCTTCAGGCCCTTCATGATTTCGATCGCGTCGTCGATTGACGGCTCGTTGACGTCGATCTTCTGGAAGCGGCGAACGAGAGCCCGGTCCTTCTCGAAGAACTGCCGGTATTCCTTGTAGGTCGTCGAGCCGATGCAACGGATCGCACCGGACGAAAGCGCCGGCTTCAGGAGGTTCGACGCATCCATCGCGCCGCCCGAGGTGGCGCCGGCACCGATCACGGTGTGGATTTCGTCGATGAACAGCACCGCACCCGGATATTCTTCGAGCTCCTTGACGACCTGTTTCAGGCGCTCTTCGAAATCGCCGCGGTAACGCGTGCCCGCAAGCAGCGTGCCCATGTCGAGCGAGAAGATCGTCGCATCAGCGAGCGCTTCTGGCACCTTGCCTTCGACGATCCGCTTGGCGAGGCCTTCGGCGATCGCCGTCTTGCCGACGCCCGGGTCGCCCACATAGAGCGGGTTATTCTTGGAGCGGCGGCACAGCACCTGGATCGTACGGCTGACTTCCGAGTTGCGGCCGATCAGCGGATCGATCTTGCCGCTCTTGGCCTTCTCGTTGAGATTGACGCAATAGGCCTTCAGCGCATCCTGCTGCTTCTTGGCGCCGCCCTCGTCCTCGCCGCCGCGCGATGCGCTCGGCTTGCTCTCGGCTTCCTCGTCGGCGCCGCGCGGCGTGCGGACTTCCGAAGAGCCTGGTCGCTTTCCGATGCCGTGGGAGATGTAGTTGACCGCGTCGTAGCGCGTCATTTCCTGCTCCTGCAGGAAATAGGCGGCATGGCTTTCGCGCTCGGCAAAGATTGCGACAAGGACATTCGCCCCGGTCACCTCTTCGCGGCCCGACGATTGCACGTGGATCACGGCACGTTGGATGACACGCTGGAAACCGGAGGTCGGCTTGGAGTCCTCGTCATAACCGGTGATCAGATTGGACAGTTCGTTGTCGACGTATTCGATCAGCGTCTTGCGCAGCGCGTCGAGGTCGACATTGCATGCACCCATGACAGCTGCCGCATCGGCATCGTCGATTAGGGCGAGCAGCAGATGCTCGAGCGTCGCATATTCGTGATGCCGCTCGTTGGCAAAGGTCAGTGCCTGATGGAGCGCCTTCTCAAGACTAGGCGAAAATGTTGGCACGTTGAGATCCTCACTTCTTTTCCATGACGCATTGCAGCGGATGCTGGTGCTGACGGGCGAAGTCCATCACTTGGCTTACCTTGGTCTCCGCTACCTCGTATGTAAATATCCCGCATTCGCCGACGCCGTGGTTATGGACATGAAGCATGATGCGGGTGGCACTTTCACGATCCTTCTGAAAAAAACGCTCCAGGATGTGGATAACGAATTCCATGGGAGTGTAGTCGTCATTCAGGATTAGCACGCGGTAGAGATTGGGCTTCTTGGTTTTCGGCTTCGTGCGTGTGATGACCGAGGTTCCGCGATTTCCGTTGTCCCCGTTCCTTTCGCTGTCGTTCTGCATCCGGATCGGCTTTGCGATCATTGTCATTCATTCCTCGGTCTATCCGGTGGTGCATGGGAGGCTGCTTTACCCGCCGGATATCTGAAACACTAACTTAGTTCATAATGGAGCGATTTTAAGCCCCTTGTTTGCGACTGCAATCACAATTCCGCAGGACTTGACGCAAAGACTAAAAAAGTCCCGTGCGAATTCTTAAAGGGCTTCGGGAAACAAAAAAGACCGGCCGCAGATGCGTTGCCGGTCTTCGTTTTTCAAGGGGTGCGCTGTTCGCACCATCGCATTTTACGCAGCGGCGGGCGTTACCTGGGCAGCCTTGGGCGACTTTGCCGCCGGGGCCGATACCGGCGCTTCGTAAGGCTTATAGGCGCCCTTGGCGAGATCGGCGTACATTTCGCCCATCTTTGTCGCCTCGGAGATGAAATTCTCATAGGAAGACTTGATGAAGCCGGTCTGCAGTTCGAAGACCGTTTCGAAGCTGCGGGCGGCAGACAGCGTCTCAAAATGATTGACGGCGTCCTGGAAGGACTTTTTGGAATATTCCGCAGCTTCGGTCGCGATCGCCTGGACCCCCTTGGCCGTGTCGGAATAGCTCTTCAGCATCGTGTCCATGGCTTCCTTGCTCTTCCGGCTCGTGTCGTCAAAGTTAAACATTTAGTCTCCTCCTTTTGTGGTATTGGCTGCCACAAAAGGTAGCTGCGCCGCACAAATAGTCAAGCGATTTTGTGCGTTGCACAACCACCATAGATTGCATGACGCTACGCTAAAGCGCCTTTAAAAAAGAGCAACGTACATCGCCAATTGATTTTTAAAATATATATCAGAGGCCTACAACCTGAGGCTTCGCAAAAAATTCTCGCGAAGCCTCAATCTTGGGATAACCGGAGGCCGTCTCAGTCCATCAGATCTGCGGGAACCTTGCCGCCGTTTTCGGACAGCTTCTTCATGAGCGCCTTGTGAAGAAACATGTTCATCTTGGCGGAATCGCCTGCGTCGCCTGTATAGCCAAGTTCCGCAGCAAGCTCCTTGCGCTCGGAGAGGCTCGCATCCATGCCGACCGCCTTCATCAGGTCCACGATCGAGCGCCGCCAATCTAGCTTCTGCCCGCTCTTCTTGACGGCAGCATCGAGAATCGGAGCGATATCGACGGCCGCAGGCGCCGCCGACGGTGCTGCTGATGGCGCGGACGCCGTCTGCGCGGGCGCCATTTTCGGCGCATCCGCCGCCTCGATCACCGGTGCTGCCTGCGCTTCGCCGAAAATCGCGTTCTTGATTTTATCGAAAATACCCATGTCCTCGCCTCCAAATTTAGTTTGATCGCATTCGCAAAAACTAACATGGGGCGGATGGCGAACTCATCCAGCGCAAGCGGCAAAATTGTTGCTGAGGCTTGGTAGGCAGGCTGCGGATAAAAGGTGCCGTTCGGCAAAGGCAAGCCGCTATGATGCGGCCCGCCAAGGGATCATTAGAGATCGACGTCGAGAATCGCCATCGAGAAGTTGTAGGAACGATCGCCATCTTCGTCGTCGATATAGACGACACCCAGGAATTCGTCGCCGAGATAAACTTCCGCGGAATCATCCTTGCGCGGGCGCGCCTTGACGACGATCTGCGGGTTGAGCGTCTTCTTGAAATAGGCGTCGAGCTTCTTGAGTTCTTCAGGCTTCACACTGGGTCTCCTAGCGGTCTTCGTTGGCCGCTTCTTGCACAGGAAAAGCGGCGCTGTAAAGGCTGCCGCAGCACATCCGCCCCGGCTTTCCCCTCAGCATTTCGCCAGCTTTTCCGTTCTAGCCGATATGACCGGATCAGATACCGGCGCCGATCACCTGGTCCATGATACGCGACGGTTCCGAACACCCGGCCTCTCCGACAACCTTCGCCGGCACGCCTGCGACCGTCGTTTTCGGCGGAACGGGCTGCAGAACGACCGAACCGGCCGCGACACGCGAGCAATAGCCGATCTGGATATTGCCGAGAATCTTCGCGCCCGCACCGATGAGTACCCCGCTGCCGATCTTCGGGTGACGGTCAGCGCCCTCCTTGCCCGTGCCGCCAAGCGTGACGCCATGCAGGATCGAGACGTTGTCGCCGATCACCGCCGTCTCGCCGACGACGAGGCCAGTCGCATGATCGAGGAAGATGCCCCGGCCGATGCGCGCTGCCGGATTGATATCGGTCTGAAAGACGCTGGATGACCGGCTTTGCAGATAGAGCGCCAGGTCCCGCCGCCCCTGATTGAGCAGCCAATGCGCCAGGCGATGCGTCTGCAGCGCATGAAATCCCTTGA from Rhizobium sullae includes:
- a CDS encoding pentapeptide repeat-containing protein, whose translation is MKNVSRIARSRLAVTLVAVAAAVSGGHVMAADCHDTPSAGVDWSECTKKNLMLEGSDFEKANLAGADLSQTSLKNANLDAANFEKATLIRAWLEGAKADDATFDKIEAYRAVFQDASAQNSSFVSAELQRADFTRAQLSGANFEKAELGRATFEKAVLTGARFALANLSRVDLSGASFGGPVDFDRAFMFLTRIEGLDLSAATGLQQSQIELACGDASTKLPSGLTMPKDWPCATD
- a CDS encoding cell envelope integrity EipB family protein, whose amino-acid sequence is MFRPSLAALLLAGVATSAWAAAPASGAAIASGLVAHRAIYDLELKDATERSGIAGMHGRMVYEFNGNYCEGFTTNFRFVTQINTGDSTRVSDQQTKTFENVKDRRFTFETKSFTDDQLDKEVNGEANDKPDGVTVDLTRPQNKELQLAESRFPTEHMLDVIENAKAGKRFFEARVFDGSDDGDKPLVTTTVVGKHITPVAGEEADAGNAGAFSKEAFWPVTISYFNENTKSDALPVYRMSFKLYENGITRDLTMDYGDFVLTGKLAKLEMLDKKADTCK
- a CDS encoding RidA family protein gives rise to the protein MSNEIATRLTEMGITLPEAAAPAANYVPYVISGNLLYISGQLPLEGGKVAVSGHLGRDVVVPAGQRAAELCAINILAQAKAALGGDLGRIKRVIKLNGFVASTPEFVEQHLVINGASNLIAGVLGEAGKHARAAVGMAALPLNAAVEIDAIMEIAS
- a CDS encoding glycerophosphodiester phosphodiesterase, translating into MTSAAWIKELPVAHRGYHDTNKLIWENTLSAFARAVEAGFAIECDLHYASDGVPVVFHDENLERLCNMKGDIRERTSRELGLLSVGGTADKIPTLKQLLDLVKGKVPLVLELKGREADDEGFAEAVLEVLEGYEGKVALMSFDRWLLRDLKALNAPYPLGLTAGGNKPEELANHERAMEIGLDFISYFFADLPNPFITGQRAKGIPVITWTVRDEKARQHTVENADQMTFEGFDPRVSV
- a CDS encoding GNAT family N-acetyltransferase, producing MTDELSIRVERSFTAISQEIWSRLSGTSKEGTTLAYNPFLSHAYLSSLEESGSATAQTGWLGHHLLLETDKGELIGALPGYLKNHSQGEYVFDHGWADAFERAGGRYYPKLQCSIPFTPATGPRLLVAVGLERRQIQNAIAESLKEVVRRLGVSSAHITFVPEDEIGVFETDGYLHRTDQQFHFINEGYANHEEFLETLTSRKRKALRKERRTALENGVSIDWLTASDLTEDIWDQFFAFYMDTGGRKWGRPYLTRKFYSLIGERMPEDILLVMAKRNGRYVAGAINFIGGDTLYGRHWGCVEDHPYLHFEVCYHQAIDFALAKGLKRVEAGAQGEHKLARGYLPVTTHSAHYVAHAGLRRAIADYLEREREDVEHMNEILAEHSPFRKGERQQED
- a CDS encoding HIT family protein, whose amino-acid sequence is MTSAAYDDSNIFAKILRGEIPSHRIYEDEHTVAFMDVMPQAPGHVLVVPKAPSRNIFDADPTVLAQAIPVVQKIAKAVKEAFDADGVLVCQFNEPAAGQSVFHLHFHVIPRHEGVTLKPHSGKMENGDVLAAHAEKIKGELGN
- the clpA gene encoding ATP-dependent Clp protease ATP-binding subunit ClpA; this translates as MPTFSPSLEKALHQALTFANERHHEYATLEHLLLALIDDADAAAVMGACNVDLDALRKTLIEYVDNELSNLITGYDEDSKPTSGFQRVIQRAVIHVQSSGREEVTGANVLVAIFAERESHAAYFLQEQEMTRYDAVNYISHGIGKRPGSSEVRTPRGADEEAESKPSASRGGEDEGGAKKQQDALKAYCVNLNEKAKSGKIDPLIGRNSEVSRTIQVLCRRSKNNPLYVGDPGVGKTAIAEGLAKRIVEGKVPEALADATIFSLDMGTLLAGTRYRGDFEERLKQVVKELEEYPGAVLFIDEIHTVIGAGATSGGAMDASNLLKPALSSGAIRCIGSTTYKEYRQFFEKDRALVRRFQKIDVNEPSIDDAIEIMKGLKPYFEEYHHLRYSNDAIKSAVELSARYISDRKLPDKAIDVIDETGAAQMLLPPSRRRKLITEKEIEATVATMARIPPKSVSKDDEAVLANLEQELRSVVYGQDTAIEALSTAIKLARAGLREPNKPIGAYVFSGPTGVGKTEVAKQLAASLGVEMLRFDMSEYMERHTVSRLLGAPPGYVGFDQGGLLTDGVDQHPHCVVLLDEIEKAHPDIYNILLQVMDHGALTDHNGKKIDFRNVILIMTTNAGASEMAKAAIGFGSSKRTGEDEEALTRLFTPEFRNRLDAIIPFASLPTAVIHKVVQKFIMQLEAQLSERNVTFDLQEEAIDWLAEKGYDEKMGARPLARVIQDVIKKPLANEILFGKLKKGGVVNVTVGPKEDGKPGIILEAIPESAPIKPKPEAETVHPEADGEDDGELKTKAKAKKTAVKKAKAEVGDAPKKASAVPKVPRRR
- the clpS gene encoding ATP-dependent Clp protease adapter ClpS; translated protein: MIAKPIRMQNDSERNGDNGNRGTSVITRTKPKTKKPNLYRVLILNDDYTPMEFVIHILERFFQKDRESATRIMLHVHNHGVGECGIFTYEVAETKVSQVMDFARQHQHPLQCVMEKK
- a CDS encoding phasin family protein; the encoded protein is MFNFDDTSRKSKEAMDTMLKSYSDTAKGVQAIATEAAEYSKKSFQDAVNHFETLSAARSFETVFELQTGFIKSSYENFISEATKMGEMYADLAKGAYKPYEAPVSAPAAKSPKAAQVTPAAA
- a CDS encoding DUF3597 domain-containing protein, with amino-acid sequence MGIFDKIKNAIFGEAQAAPVIEAADAPKMAPAQTASAPSAAPSAAPAAVDIAPILDAAVKKSGQKLDWRRSIVDLMKAVGMDASLSERKELAAELGYTGDAGDSAKMNMFLHKALMKKLSENGGKVPADLMD
- a CDS encoding DUF3126 family protein, which codes for MKPEELKKLDAYFKKTLNPQIVVKARPRKDDSAEVYLGDEFLGVVYIDDEDGDRSYNFSMAILDVDL
- the cysE gene encoding serine O-acetyltransferase; this encodes MVAKTDVRSFEASNPLKVMDPIWDSLREEARAAAEKDPVLAAFLYSTVINHRSLEECVIHRICERLDHPDMQATLLRQVFDKMVEDWPEWSDILRVDIQAVYDRDPACLRFMEAVLYFKGFHALQTHRLAHWLLNQGRRDLALYLQSRSSSVFQTDINPAARIGRGIFLDHATGLVVGETAVIGDNVSILHGVTLGGTGKEGADRHPKIGSGVLIGAGAKILGNIQIGYCSRVAAGSVVLQPVPPKTTVAGVPAKVVGEAGCSEPSRIMDQVIGAGI